A single genomic interval of Bacteroidota bacterium harbors:
- a CDS encoding leucine-rich repeat domain-containing protein gives MKFSLFKALILFGLLSFSQNGICQDNTVYTSIKEALKNKKNVQFLDLSGQELRKVPRKIKKFKNLKQLDLSENLITELPKFLAKMPHLQKLDLNTNRLTKIPKNFNKMKSLEVLELSNNYFDVFPAEILQLHKIEELWFRNNKLTAVPNEISNLSNLRIIDFSGNQIELIPASIGSLKKLYQLRFSNNKLKSIPDEIGNLTALIDFRVSQNQLSKLPNLFGKLYELRVFEANDNLFTTLPDNFGDLYQLDEVFLGKNQLSSLPKSFPKLRRLQVLNLEGNKFDSIPKQIYSLPLLSNLDLSYNQIKAVPSDIRKLQKLNILDLRGNEINYIDKDISKIRFLSKLWLGDNQITQLPEEMKSLKWLEIISLYNNPISEKHKAEIQEWYKENDPKCSISF, from the coding sequence ATGAAATTCAGCTTATTCAAAGCACTCATTTTATTCGGATTACTATCTTTTTCCCAAAATGGAATCTGCCAAGACAACACTGTTTACACCTCGATTAAAGAGGCACTTAAAAACAAAAAAAATGTCCAATTTCTAGATTTATCAGGACAAGAACTTCGCAAGGTTCCACGCAAGATTAAAAAGTTTAAGAACCTCAAACAACTTGATCTTTCCGAAAACTTAATTACAGAACTACCAAAGTTTTTGGCAAAAATGCCTCATTTGCAAAAACTTGACTTAAATACAAACAGACTTACTAAGATACCCAAGAATTTCAATAAGATGAAGAGCCTTGAGGTGCTTGAACTGTCAAATAATTACTTTGATGTGTTTCCTGCGGAAATTTTGCAGTTACATAAAATTGAGGAACTTTGGTTCAGAAATAATAAACTCACTGCCGTCCCTAATGAAATAAGCAATCTGAGCAATCTGCGCATCATTGATTTTAGCGGCAACCAAATTGAACTCATACCCGCTTCAATTGGTTCACTCAAAAAGTTGTATCAACTTCGATTTTCAAACAACAAACTAAAATCTATTCCTGATGAAATAGGCAACCTCACTGCATTAATAGATTTCAGGGTATCGCAAAATCAATTGAGCAAACTGCCAAATCTTTTTGGGAAACTTTATGAATTAAGGGTTTTTGAAGCAAATGATAATTTGTTTACAACCCTGCCAGATAATTTTGGAGATTTATACCAATTAGATGAAGTCTTTCTTGGCAAGAACCAACTCTCTTCGCTACCTAAAAGCTTTCCCAAGCTGCGCAGACTACAAGTTTTAAATCTTGAAGGTAATAAATTTGATTCGATTCCAAAGCAAATATATTCTCTTCCTCTGTTATCAAACCTTGATTTGAGTTATAATCAGATTAAAGCCGTTCCATCTGATATCAGAAAACTGCAAAAACTCAACATATTGGATTTGCGTGGCAATGAAATCAACTATATCGACAAAGATATCAGTAAGATTAGATTTTTATCTAAACTGTGGTTGGGCGACAATCAAATCACTCAGCTGCCGGAGGAAATGAAATCACTCAAATGGCTTGAGATTATAAGCCTTTACAACAATCCTATTTCAGAAAAGCACAAAGCTGAAATTCAGGAATGGTACAAAGAAAACGACCCAAAATGCTCGATTTCATTTTAG
- a CDS encoding asparagine synthetase B, which yields MKRLVLLFSLAFCSLYVKAAKLLIPMDEVQKEHLKAYGVTYWVLAQGGEGKWLLNYRGGSFMFDYLKNIEKECLVRGVTYEIVPDANANAIYATIANPEVNMETVKLLKAPKIAVYSPKEKKPWDDAVTLVLTYAEIPYDIIYDDEVMNDKLALYDWLHLHHEDFTGQYGKFWANYRNMPWYKEEVRANEATAAKYGFQKVSQLKLAVSKKIRDYVLGGGFLFAMCSATDSYDIALAADGVDICESMFDGDPIDPQAQSKLNFDNTFAFQDFDLITNPYIYEFSSIDVQPNERQGIREENDFFTLFEFSAKYDVIPTILTQDHTRTIKAFYGQTTAFKSKYVKPNVTILGENTSLGEARYIHGTMGKGTWTFYGGHDPEDYQHYVGEPPTELSLHPNSPGYRLILNNILFPSAKKKEIKT from the coding sequence ATGAAACGTCTTGTTCTTCTTTTCAGTCTTGCATTTTGCAGTTTGTATGTAAAAGCTGCTAAGTTGCTTATTCCTATGGATGAAGTTCAAAAAGAACATCTTAAAGCATACGGTGTAACATATTGGGTGCTGGCGCAGGGAGGAGAAGGCAAATGGTTACTCAATTACAGAGGAGGTAGTTTTATGTTTGACTACCTAAAAAATATTGAGAAGGAGTGCTTGGTAAGGGGCGTCACCTACGAAATAGTACCGGATGCAAACGCAAATGCCATCTATGCCACTATTGCTAACCCGGAGGTCAATATGGAAACTGTCAAATTATTAAAAGCACCTAAAATTGCCGTCTATTCACCCAAAGAGAAAAAACCTTGGGACGATGCGGTAACTTTAGTTCTCACCTATGCTGAAATTCCTTATGATATCATTTATGACGATGAAGTTATGAATGACAAACTCGCTCTTTATGATTGGTTGCATTTGCACCATGAGGATTTTACGGGACAATACGGAAAATTTTGGGCAAACTACCGTAACATGCCTTGGTATAAAGAAGAAGTGAGGGCAAATGAAGCAACTGCAGCAAAATACGGTTTTCAAAAGGTATCTCAACTAAAACTTGCCGTTTCCAAAAAAATCAGAGATTATGTTTTGGGAGGAGGCTTTTTGTTCGCCATGTGCTCAGCAACTGATTCTTATGATATAGCACTTGCAGCAGATGGCGTGGATATTTGCGAGAGTATGTTTGATGGAGACCCCATCGACCCACAAGCGCAAAGCAAACTGAACTTTGACAATACTTTTGCATTTCAAGATTTTGACTTAATTACCAATCCCTATATTTACGAATTCAGTTCTATTGACGTGCAACCCAACGAAAGACAAGGGATAAGAGAAGAAAACGACTTCTTTACATTGTTTGAGTTTTCTGCCAAATACGATGTCATTCCTACCATTTTAACACAAGACCATACCCGCACTATCAAAGCCTTTTACGGACAAACAACTGCTTTCAAAAGTAAATATGTCAAACCCAACGTAACTATCTTAGGTGAAAACACCTCTTTGGGTGAAGCGCGTTACATACATGGAACTATGGGCAAGGGCACTTGGACTTTTTATGGTGGACACGACCCCGAAGACTATCAACATTATGTAGGAGAACCACCTACCGAGCTTTCGCTGCACCCTAACTCTCCCGGGTACAGATTAATTCTCAACAATATTCTTTTTCCATCCGCTAAGAAAAAAGAGATTAAAACCTAA
- a CDS encoding TIGR02757 family protein: MDKYQTMDAKLKKILDDAYCRFHQQDFIPFDPISIPHRFSQKQDIEIMGFLAAILAWGQRKTIVKKCTDLISLFDNSPHDFILNHCESDLKHLSNFVHRTFNSTDLFYFIYFLKEIYSEMDSLENALFPTFDTSQNAVETGLNRFRNRFVSSEWFPKRTGKHIASPIQGSACKRLNMFLRWMVRKDELNIDFGIWNHISPAQLICPLDVHVLRTAVQIGLLDNSKSDWKNAVLLTQKLREYDAIDPVKYDFALFGIGEAESRS, translated from the coding sequence ATGGACAAGTATCAAACTATGGACGCTAAACTCAAAAAAATTTTAGACGATGCTTATTGTCGTTTTCATCAACAGGATTTTATTCCTTTTGACCCGATTTCTATTCCACATAGATTTTCACAAAAGCAGGATATTGAAATCATGGGATTTTTGGCGGCAATACTGGCTTGGGGACAACGCAAGACTATTGTAAAAAAATGCACAGACTTAATATCTTTATTTGACAACAGTCCGCATGACTTTATTTTAAATCATTGCGAAAGTGACCTGAAACACTTGTCAAACTTTGTTCACCGAACATTTAACAGTACAGACCTATTCTACTTTATTTATTTTCTAAAAGAAATTTATTCTGAAATGGATAGCTTAGAGAATGCACTGTTCCCCACGTTTGATACTTCTCAAAATGCAGTTGAAACAGGGTTGAATCGATTCAGGAATAGGTTTGTTTCTTCGGAGTGGTTTCCCAAGCGAACAGGCAAACACATTGCTTCTCCGATACAAGGAAGCGCATGCAAAAGGCTTAATATGTTCTTGAGGTGGATGGTGCGTAAGGATGAATTGAATATTGATTTCGGGATTTGGAATCATATTTCGCCTGCACAACTGATTTGTCCTTTGGATGTTCACGTTTTGCGAACAGCAGTACAAATAGGGTTACTGGATAATTCCAAATCTGATTGGAAAAATGCAGTTTTGTTAACACAAAAGCTCAGAGAATATGATGCCATTGACCCTGTTAAATATGACTTTGCGCTATTCGGAATAGGAGAGGCGGAGAGTAGGAGTTAG